A single genomic interval of Corvus hawaiiensis isolate bCorHaw1 chromosome 5, bCorHaw1.pri.cur, whole genome shotgun sequence harbors:
- the ASB5 gene encoding ankyrin repeat and SOCS box protein 5 isoform X3, translated as MTTNTAAQRSQNLPKRRLESVGECPAKRKSSWGILTSQGSWADRSPLHEAASQGRLLSLKTLLSQGYNVDTLTIDQVTPLHEACLGDHVGCARILLEAGANVNATTIDGVTPLFNACSRGSAACAELLLQYGAKAQWESCLPSPTHEAASRGHSECLEVLLSWGIDVDQDLPHLGTPLYVACVSQQIHCIRKLLYAGANVQKGKHLQTPLHAAAQHSSTEIVNLLLEFGADINAKNSDFERPVDLAAPSSLVERLLLFHEATPSSLCQLCRLCIRNYIGRARLHLVPQLQLPTILKNFLQYR; from the exons ATGACAACAAACACTGCTGCTCAGAGGAGCCAGAATCTCCCCAAAAGACGCCTAGAAAGTGTAGGGGAGTGTCCTGCAAAACGGAAATCTAGCTGGGGTATTCTGACCAGCCAAG GTTCTTGGGCAGATCGCTCACCTCTGCATGAGGCGGCCAGTCAAGGACGTCTTCTTTCTCTAAAGACTTTATTGTCACAG GGGTACAATGTAGACACACTAACAATTGACCAAGTAACTCCACTTCACGAAGCCTGCCTGGGAGATCATGTAGGATGTGCAAGAATCCTCCTTGAAGCAGGAGCAAAT GTAAATGCTACAACAATTGATGGAGTGACACCTTTATTTAATGCCTGTTCGAGGGGCAGTGCAGCATGTGCTGAGCTCCTGTTACAGTATGGTGCCAAAGCTCAGTGGGAGTCCTGTCTGCCATCACCAACACATGAAGCAGCCAGCAGAG GTCACAGTGAATGTCTGGAGGTACTGCTATCCTGGGGTATAGATGTTGACCAAGATCTTCCTCATTTAGGAACACCTCTGTATGTAGCTTGTGTTTCACAGCAGATCCATTGTATTCGAAAACTTCTTTATGCAG GTGCCAAtgtgcagaaaggaaagcatttgCAAACTCCACTCCACGCTGCTGCCCAGCATTCTAGTACAGAGATTGTAAACTTACTCCTTGAATTTGGGGCAGACATAAATGccaaaaattcagattttgagAGGCCTGTTGATTTAGCTGCCCCAAGCAGTTTAGTGGAGAGACTACTGCTGTTTCATGAAG CCACACCATCCTCTCTTTGTCAGCTCTGCCGACTATGTATCCGAAATTACATAGGAAGAGCTAGACTGCATCTTGTTCCACAACTCCAGTTGCCAACAATACTTAAGAATTTCTTACAGTACAGATAA
- the ASB5 gene encoding ankyrin repeat and SOCS box protein 5 isoform X4: MSRIYNCSWLEVPWGDGDLGSWADRSPLHEAASQGRLLSLKTLLSQGYNVDTLTIDQVTPLHEACLGDHVGCARILLEAGANVNATTIDGVTPLFNACSRGSAACAELLLQYGAKAQWESCLPSPTHEAASRGHSECLEVLLSWGIDVDQDLPHLGTPLYVACVSQQIHCIRKLLYAGANVQKGKHLQTPLHAAAQHSSTEIVNLLLEFGADINAKNSDFERPVDLAAPSSLVERLLLFHEATPSSLCQLCRLCIRNYIGRARLHLVPQLQLPTILKNFLQYR, encoded by the exons ATGAGTAGGATTTATAATTGCAGTTGGCTGGAAGTGCCATGGGGAGATGGAGATTTAG GTTCTTGGGCAGATCGCTCACCTCTGCATGAGGCGGCCAGTCAAGGACGTCTTCTTTCTCTAAAGACTTTATTGTCACAG GGGTACAATGTAGACACACTAACAATTGACCAAGTAACTCCACTTCACGAAGCCTGCCTGGGAGATCATGTAGGATGTGCAAGAATCCTCCTTGAAGCAGGAGCAAAT GTAAATGCTACAACAATTGATGGAGTGACACCTTTATTTAATGCCTGTTCGAGGGGCAGTGCAGCATGTGCTGAGCTCCTGTTACAGTATGGTGCCAAAGCTCAGTGGGAGTCCTGTCTGCCATCACCAACACATGAAGCAGCCAGCAGAG GTCACAGTGAATGTCTGGAGGTACTGCTATCCTGGGGTATAGATGTTGACCAAGATCTTCCTCATTTAGGAACACCTCTGTATGTAGCTTGTGTTTCACAGCAGATCCATTGTATTCGAAAACTTCTTTATGCAG GTGCCAAtgtgcagaaaggaaagcatttgCAAACTCCACTCCACGCTGCTGCCCAGCATTCTAGTACAGAGATTGTAAACTTACTCCTTGAATTTGGGGCAGACATAAATGccaaaaattcagattttgagAGGCCTGTTGATTTAGCTGCCCCAAGCAGTTTAGTGGAGAGACTACTGCTGTTTCATGAAG CCACACCATCCTCTCTTTGTCAGCTCTGCCGACTATGTATCCGAAATTACATAGGAAGAGCTAGACTGCATCTTGTTCCACAACTCCAGTTGCCAACAATACTTAAGAATTTCTTACAGTACAGATAA